From Ursus arctos isolate Adak ecotype North America unplaced genomic scaffold, UrsArc2.0 scaffold_11, whole genome shotgun sequence, the proteins below share one genomic window:
- the MFAP3L gene encoding microfibrillar-associated protein 3-like: MDRLKNHLPVCFLPTVPFLILVSTLATAKSVTNSTLNGTDVVLGSVPVIIARTDHIIVKEGNSALINCSVYGIPDPQFKWYNSIGKLLKEDEKERGGGKWQMHDSGLLNITKVSFSDRGKYTCVASNVHGTVNNTVTLRVIFTSGDMGVYYMVVCLVAFTVVMILNITRLCMMSSHLKKTEKAINEFFRTEGAEKLQKAFEIAKRIPIITSAKTLELAKVTQFKTMEFARYIEELARSVPLPPLIMNCRTIMEEIMEVVGLEEQGQNFVRHTPEGQEASDRDEVYTIPNSLKRSDSPTADSDASSLHEQPQQIAIKVSVHPQSKKDHVDDPEGVQFEVKDEEETEPSAEHSPETAEPSTDITSTELTSEEPTPVEVLDRVLPPGHLETTEPAVAHDRNTCIIYESHV; encoded by the exons ATGGATCGATTGAAGAACCATCTGCCTGTGTGCTTTCTACCTACTGTGCCCTTTTTAATTCTAGTATCCACTCTAGCGACTGCTAAGAGTGTGACTAATAGCACTTTAAATGGCACTGACGTGGTCTTGGGCTCTGTGCCTGTAATCATTGCCAGAACTGACCATATCATAGTCAAGGAAGGGAACAGTGCCTTGATTAATTGTAGTGTTTATGGCATCCCTGATCCACAATTCAAGTGGTATAATTCCATTGGCAAGCTGCTGAAAGAAGACGAGAAGGAGCGAGGAGGAG GAAAATGGCAGATGCACGACAGCGGCCTCCTGAACATCACCAAGGTGTCTTTTTCAGACCGAGGTAAATACACATGTGTTGCTTCTAACGTCCATGGCACTGTGAACAACACGGTGACCCTGAGAGTCATCTTTACCTCTGGAGACATGGGCGTCTACTACATGGTCGTCTGCCTTGTGGCCTTCACCGTCGTCATGATCCTCAACATCACCCGCCTGTGCATGATGAGCAGCCACCTGAAGAAGACCGAGAAGGCCATCAACGAGTTCTTTCGGACAGAAGGTGCAGAGAAGCTGCAAAAGGCATTTGAGATTGCCAAGCGGATCCCCATCATCACCTCAGCCAAAACTCTAGAGCTTGCCAAAGTCACCCAGTTCAAAACCATGGAGTTTGCCCGCTATATTGAAGAGCTTGCCAGGAGtgtgcctctgcctcccctcatTATGAACTGTAGGACTATCATGGAGGAAATCATGGAAGTGGTTGGCCTTGAGGAGCAGGGGCAGAATTTTGTGCGGCATACTCCAGAAGGCCAGGAGGCCTCAGACAGGGATGAGGTTTACACGATCCCAAACTCCCTGAAGAGAAGTGACTCGCCCACCGCGGACTCGGATGCCTCGTCGCTGCACGAGCAGCCCCAGCAAATTGCCATCAAGGTGTCTGTGCACCCGCAGTCCAAAAAAGATCATGTGGATGACCCCGAGGGTGTACAATTCGAAGTCAAAGATGAAGAGGAGACAGAACCGTCCGCTGAACATTCCCCAGAAACTGCAGAGCCTTCTACAGATATAACATCCACGGAGCTGACATCTGAAGAGCCGACGCCTGTTGAGGTATTAGATAGAGTCCTGCCACCAGGTCACCTGGAAACCACAGAGCCAGCGGTGGCACATGACAGAAACACCTGCATTATTTATGAAAGCCATGTCTAA